A genomic stretch from Scomber scombrus chromosome 8, fScoSco1.1, whole genome shotgun sequence includes:
- the mfsd8l1 gene encoding major facilitator superfamily domain-containing protein 8 gives MDTRRKKKLTFFTIGLIFLLSGIEYAVILPTIWRYLQTLDAAPYFLGLALSAFSLTGLLSGPLFGHWSDRTRTTKKIILFANVFEIVGNFMYFMGYSKWLLLSSRLVAGIGTGAGSSIFGFLTRSTAPEDRATVFAAVMACRQAGLLIGPAFNIFLRLCDFHIGPFVVNKYTAPGLFMCLLWILLQLAVVFMYWDLPPPERVKAKESSTSKSSEEENERGLVEDEEEGDDEEKPLMASQELAGSYGSVVTPNSTRDHTSDTSNATVNHISPPSSPMPPESHRSSSPVKNFSVTREFLREEVVVLLAAQFITLFNQTALETMVTPLTQKYFSYGELENSVMYCLCGVEVIAGFLFVRWLSQRVAERVVLAIGLTICNISCVWCLIFLANPLGGFPWQLTEFIIGVFLQVLGLPFVAVAQVSLFSKVTAEKTQGFSQGVRRSVGGLATILGPLWAGGLTGNMYIMMGVMMALLALLTMMLAFSYDRLVEPAAEEEEEESPENCG, from the exons CTGTGATATTGCCCACAATATGGCGGTACTTGCAGACTTTAGATGCAGCACCTTACTTCCTGGGTTTGGCTTTATCAGCATTCAGCCTGACTGGCCTCCTCTCAGGACCACTGTTTGGTCATTGGTCTGACAGAACACGAACCACCAAGAAGATCATCTTGTTTGCCAATGTTTTTGAGATAGTTG GTAATTTCATGTACTTCATGGGCTACTCCAAGTGGCTCTTATTGTCAAGTAGACTGGTGGCAG GCATCGGCACAGGTGCTGGCTCATCCATCTTTGGTTTCCTGACCAGAAGCACAGCCCCAGAGGATCGCGCCACTGTATTTGCAGCTGTCATGGCATGTCGGCAGGCTGGccttctgattg GTCCAGCATTCAACATCTTCCTGAGGCTCTGTGATTTCCACATTGGTCCTTTTGTGGTCAATAAATACACTGCACCAGGG TTGTTTATGTGTCTGCTGTGGATTCTCCTTCAACTGGCTGTGGTCTTTATGTACTGGGACCTACCACCTCCGGAAAGGGTTAAGGCCAAGGAGAGTTCGACAAGCAAAAGCAGCGAAGAGGAGAACGAGCGAGGGCTTgtggaagatgaggaagagggagaTGATGAGGAAAAGCCACTAATGGCGTCCCAGGAGCTGGCGGGGTCCTACGGCTCAGTGGTGACACCCAACTCGACTAGGGACCACACCTCTGACACTTCCAATGCAACGGTGAATCATATTTCGCCACCCTCTTCTCCCATGCCACCAGAGTCCCACAGGTCTTCCAGCCCCGTTAAGAATTTCAGCGTAACCCGAG AGTTCCTGAGAGAAGAGGTGGTGGTGCTGCTGGCTGCTCAGTTCATCACCCTCTTCAATCAGACAGCACTTGAG ACCATGGTGACCCCACTGACTCAGAAGTACTTCAGCTATGGGGAGCTGGAAAACAGTGTCATGTACTGTCTGTGTGGTGTGGAGGTGATCGCTGGCTTCCTGTTTGTACGCTGGCTGAGCCAACGTGTTGCTGAGCGGGTGGTTCTGGCCATTGGCCTCACCATCTGCAATATCTCCTGTGTCTGGTGCCTCATCTTCCTGGCCAACCCACTGG GTGGTTTTCCGTGGCAGCTGACAGAGTTCATCATTGGGGTGTTTTTGCAGGTTTTGGGGTTGCCATTTGTGGCTGTGGCCCAGGTTTCTCTCTTCTCCAAAGTCACTGCGGAGAAAACACAAG GTTTCAGTCAGGGAGTACGTCGCTCAGTTGGTGGTCTAGCTACCATCCTGGGCCCTCTGTGGGCTGGTGGCCTTACTGGGAACATGTATATAATGATGGGTGTTATGATGGCACTTCTGGCACTGCTAACG ATGATGCTGGCTTTCTCATATGACCGGCTGGTTGAACctgctgcagaggaggaagaagaagaaagcccAGAGAACTGTGGTTAA